The Oryza sativa Japonica Group chromosome 11, ASM3414082v1 DNA window aatgtgaaatgtgcaattgtggattgtggattgtttgattgtggattgtttaattttgagaaTGTTTAATTGTGCAATTTTGAGAATGTTTAATTGTGGATTATGTTCAATCTCAGAATTATGTTAAATTGTGACTTGTGTCAATCtcggacttatgttaaattgggacttatgttaaaatGAGacatgttaaattgggacttatgttatattggcacttatgttaaattgggacttatgttataTTGGCACTTATTTTAACATTGAGTTTGATGTCAATCTCGGAATTATGTTAAATTGTGTCTTGTGTCAATCtcggacttatgttaaattgggacttatgttaaaatgggacttatgttaaaatTGGGACATATtcgttaaattgggacttatgttaaattgtgacttatgttacattgggacttatgttaaaatTGGCACTTATattaaattgggacttacgtcaaattgggacttatgtcaaattatgttaaattgggacttacgtcaaattgggacttatgtcaaatttttttacgtCAAGTTGGAAGATGTTGAACGATAAGGTTCCATCGAACACACCAATAGCGCCTCAAGAAGGTAACGCTCCTCAAAAATCCGGTAGCAACAAGCAACATGACGCTTCCAGTGAAGAAACGTGGCGCACACCAAGTGACCCGTTTCCAATGGAAATAACACAAGTTGCCCCTCGCGATGATGATCCGAACTACATACCTATGGAATAGGCCGTAAGTGCTGAACATTGTTAGCCATATATTATTTACTAACTATGATGTGACATGAACCTAATGATGTAGAGAGTTACCTATACTGTGCAGATGGTAGTCCGACGCCGCTCGAAACGTAAAGCCGCGAGGActaggagagaggaagaagttgAGATGGACACTGCTACGTCTGCACCTGAACGTACAGATACATCTATAAGTGCAGGCGGAAGTGGGAAAAAAAGACGTGGTGAGAGAAGTAAGAATAAATTACCCAAGGAAATTTACAATGTGATTGCTCTCGATCAGGATGGGTAGCCCGTCGAGCCACCGATAGTGCGGTCCAAGTTTAGCAACACCTGTGGCACTCTAGTCAGGACGCGTTGTCCCATTAATGTCAAGTTATGGGAAACGGTGGACGACAACATCAAGACACTTCTCTGGAATGAGTTGCAGAAGTATTTTGTGTACCCTCCTAGATCAGAGGTCAGGGGAAGAGATTACGCACTTAAAAAGATGGGAGATCGATGGCGACAGTGGAAATCCGATCTAAATCGGGATTATGTTCAGAAGAATCTCCCACCGTTCACGGAATATGGACATATATCGCAGGCTGACTGGGATACGTTTGTTGCGGATCATACAACAGTTGAAGCATTggctttgaggaaaaaaatgtccGAGCTCGCCAAGAAGAACAGATATCCCCATAGATTGGGGTCGAGCGGATACGCTGGGCACGTCGATCAATGGCGGGAGACCGAGCAAAGATTTACAGCGGCCAGCAAACCTCTGCTGGTAGACCCCATGGCGGAACGTGGCAAGAACTGGGTTTGGGCGCGCAACACAGATCAAGTCTCGGATGAGGGAGACATACTATTCGAGACTCCAGACATAGAAGAAGTGACTACTAATTTGCAGCAGATAGTCGAGAAAGAAAGATCAGGATAGTTCATCCCACGGAGGGAGCGAGACCATCTTACTGCGATGTTGGGGACCGCCGAACACTCTGGACATGTAAGGGGTTTGTCCTTAAAGACAAGTTGGAAGATAGGGTTTCCACAAGACGCACCAAGTTATAAGAAGAGAGACAAATACAAAAAACAACTATCAGACAAAATCTATGCGCAAGTGAAGGAACACTTCTACTCGTTGGCAGCTGAAAACCCGACAGCCTTTCCAAGGTTATTCCCTGATGGCCAGCAACCCACACAATCCGAACAACAAACAACTAATGTACCCAACAGTGTAGGCTCAGTGGAGACAACTCCCTTCCCTGTGGATAGTATAACTGGACCAACTCCGTGCAGTCTCATCGTACCTATCGGCCGCGCTGGAAAGACTAAGGAGGTTGCAACGGGTTTAGCGATACCCGGACGTCAATTCCACAACACGGCAATCCCTGAGGATTACGCAAGGGTACATGTCGCCAAGGTCCATAGCGACCACATTTCCTTGGAGCTAGACATACCTGCACCTGAGGGGATTGAACTTCTCGGTGATGCAGTGAATCAGTTTATCTTGTGGCACCGCAGAGACATAATCCTGACCGCGGCCATTCCAGCAGCAGGATCTTCAACTCCATCCTCATCGCAGGCAAGGAAAGCTTCCGCTCCTGCACCACCGTCACCTCCTGAACCACCGTCACCTCGACATCCGGCGTCACCACCACTGCTTAGGTCACTGCCTCACCAACCtacaccaccaccctccccttcTCAACAGCCTACTCTCCCGGCTCCGCAACCAGTTCAagcctctcccacctccccaCCTAAACAGCATGCCTCCCCTGGCTCTGCCCTCAGTTCAAGCCTCTCCACCTACACCCCAATCTGCTCTGGTAGAACAAGTGCACATACCAGAAGGTACTACATCCGAACCGAAGTCTAATCCTTTGGAACCTCATCGTATAATTCCAAAGTTGATATCGACATACGACCCAAAGGAGATTGACAAGgataaggagaagttcatgttttcggctttcaggaattctgagaagagaaaagaacttGCTCATGTCATGTCAGACTCCCAGAAGTAAGTACTAGCgacccaagatgaagtgcaaTCCTGGTTATCTGCCGATGTGCCTGAAACTTATGAGTATGGCAAGCCATTCTTGCCAACTTATCTTATGAACAAGCTACCATGGGAAATAAGGGTAATGCACGAATGGTATATCAAGGCATCTAGGAAGGGTCTCGGTTTCATAAGCGTCGCTGTCCTGGAAGGCGCTTTCATGAGTGGTCCTAATGGgatatttttttatctctttccaaGACCTTTGCGCCCTCTACAAGCTAGATAAAATGGACGTTAATCTCGTTGCGGCGTTCTGTCTGTAAGTCCGAACTCTTTATTACATGTTACACGTATCAttccaaacaaagaaaccaaatCTCATTACTTCTTTGTTCATTGTACAGTATGCAATTCCACGAAGCTGATAGAACTGGAGCAAAGGTTGGATACGTCGatccaacaagaatatgcaaaaCACAACACACCATAGAGCTGAGAGAGGACTGCGAGCAATTGGTTGGCAAGACCCCTcaagaaaaggaagaatatgtgaagacattgcacaagaggaagaagctagAAGTAGCAACATACTTGGCAATAGCAATGTTGGCGCACGCCGACAAAGATGTCTTAATGGTCCCCTACGCATTCACGTaagctttctcttctttttgtttaattaatttatcttcttcgGAATTTTCTGTCTCCAATAAGCCTATCTTATATGCAGAGACCACTACATATTATTCCTTATATATCCAAAAGACCAATTGATCATATCATTGGACCCCTCACACTATGACAAGGAGACATTTATGGAATTCCTCactattttgaatttgtaagtgATAAACATTTCATTAATAACTACTGATAAATTGTTTAGGTCGATCCACAGTCTTCTAACTACTGATAAAACAATTGTTTTCTTCAAACAGAGCACACAAGTACTACCGCAAAAGAGGCGGACCAGTACATATTCTAGACCAGAAGCAGTTATCCGTCAGGACTGGCTGGCCGGTACTATCAAATCTATACCAATACAACTAATTATCAAACAATACATATATACTAAATTATATCTACTGAGATCGGTCCCTCATAATTATATCGTAGTGCTACAAACAACCAccgggaactaacttgtgcggttattacgtgtgcgagatgcTCAGAGTAAACGGGAGGTACAAAACAACCAGTAACCGAGTAAGTCAGCGAACTCTTCTCTACAAAGAAACCCATCTAGCACACACTTCTCACAGAGTACCATTTCATTTTCCTTTCTGTGCGCAGATCCCCGAAATCCCATATATTGCACAATGATTCAACGACAGTACTATCTTGAACGTGGCCGCTAACCTCTGCCGATTCATCCGTCGCGATGCCTGCAACGTAAGAGGTCTCTTCTACGACAACTAGAGTGAACTCGCAATGGACGACAAATTTAAACCTCTCAGAGAGTGggagaaagaacatatgcaatgacatgtacactacttatacatatgatgaaaaaactgtggcacttttattatatatttcgtatgtaaattacgattgaatttatggttatgtattacatgtttgTTACTGTGGCACTTGTCTTATCTCATATGCTTACTATTCCGAAATACGATAATAAATCtctcaataatttaatattaattacgAGACACATCTCACCAAAAGgctagaataaatattattttagctactcggaaattgaatttcgcatgcggtctacttaagacggccgcatgcgaaaatagatcttcgcatgcggtcttgTTAAGTCGACTACATgggaaaatagatcttcgcatgcggctacTTAAatggaccgcatgcgaagatctattttcgcatgcggccgtcttaagtggCTGGGTCGGCCGCATGtgcaaatggtgatctttgcagACCATTTCGCGCATGCTGGCCGGCCAACCGCATGTGAAGATCGATTCCGCCCATATGCAAAAACACTTTCTATAGTAGTGTTTGTTGAATGACAAGAGAGACCAAGAGAAAGAGACAGGGGAGGGGAACAATTCGACCGAGGCAACAGTCACATTCATAAAAGGGATGGTGGACGTGAAGAGCATGCTTCCTTTCGAGAAAATttcttatatgccattgaaacTTCACTGGTTTCCTTATATACCATCGAAAAGTAGCTATTTCCTTCTATGCCACTGGGTGAAGTTTTTGTTCCCTTTTATGCCACTACCATCACCATTCTGTTAACCCTCTGTTAAATAGGCTTTGAAATGACAAGTTTACCCTTGATATTCTTCTTCAACATGTTATTTTCTCTTCTCTATCCCTGTCATTCGTCCAAGAGACGATGAGTCAGTTATTTTGGTGCTGCCATGAAGCGATAGCTTTTCTCGTTCTTTTCAATTGCAATATAAGCAAAGATGACACGTCGCCAGGAAGAGGGAAGGGAACAGGGTATCGGGCGGGAAGCCGCATCCCAAACATACTCCTCCTAACAGTTACTTGGTGACGGCAATGGCAATTGAGTGAATGACCAGGtcaaaaaaaaatggcaaatGAGTGAATGAAAGCAAATGAGCTTAATTATATTGCCGTGCATGTGAAATGGATTAATCATTCACTTATTCAGGCTGTAGATGTCACCGGCGGCTATGCCGACCACTTCTTTTGTCCTTAATTTAATTTCATCCCTCGTACCAGATCCTAGAAAATATAATACTAATACTGTCACCCACATCCCATGAACatgtagagttttttttttaaaaaaaataaacaacctCCCTAATCTCTGTAATAGCTTCAGTTAACACGTTAACGATCAGATCGATCGACCGCGCATGCAGTCGTGTATAGAAAAGTTCCATGCATGTTGTGATGTTGATAACATAACTTGGACGAATGACAGGgatagagaagagaaaagaacatgTTGAAGAAGAATATTAAGGGTAAACTTATCATTTCAAAGCCTATTTAACTAAGGGTTAACAGAATGATGACGATAGTGGcataaaaggaaacaaaaacttCACCCAGTGGCATAGAAGGAAATAGCTACTTTTCGATGGTATATAAGAAAACCAGTGAAgtttcaatggcatataagaaATTTTCTCCTTTCTTAAAGGATTGAAATCATAAAAAATGAATATTTATTTCCTGTTGCAACGCTTGGATATGTTTTAAGTATATATAGCAACAATTATTTTTGTATTTAAACTACACAGGAAATCTTAGGATCATAAGGAGCATCTTGACATGGGTGACCAACTCCCCACCAGCGCATAGCTGCTTCGCGTGAAAAGCAACACCACAGTTGTGCGCCATGTAACAAATCATCTCCACCCATACCGTCGAGATAAGGTCCCAGCGAGCAGCTGCTTCCTCCATTTTAAGCAATTCTGACGACACATCGATAGCATCACCAAGCACATCATGATGCCGTGCGGAAAGGAGATTCTCGACAAACTCACTCCGATCAACTGGGCGGTCTAAGATAACAGGCCACATCACTTGCTCTCGACTATAACTGAGACTGTCACGCTCGTATTTACTGACCATGGCTTTGCACTTGACGACGAGGTACATGACGTAATTTGACAACTCCCAGCTTGAGTTCGTCAACTTTTCAGCAACTCTAGTACTGTCGGCCTCTAGGCATATGTCGGTCACCAGGTGCCAAATAAAGACACTTGCCACAAAACCCAAATCTTGGATCCGACTAATCCAAAGTGCTCGTTGAGCTCTGGCACTTGGAGATGCAGAAGCCTGCTCCTCATCACTTGTACCAGCAGTAAACTCGAAGGGAGGAGGAGCTTCATGGTGGTAATACCTTTTGACCCACCGTTGTGCCCACTCCCCATGGAATCTGGTCAAGTCCAGCTTGTTTGCACTTGTTGAAGTGGCCCATATCTTGAGCATTTTATCAAGGATTAGCCTCTTCACATCGGTAGATACCTTGACAGGTTTGGTACTGCAGGCTCGCCCAATGCCCACGAGACGCATCACCCGTCCCAGCTGCCGTCCTGCTTTTTTCTCATGGATGCACTCGTCGATCATGTTATACTGTTGTAGCTCCCCTGACCACTCTATTCTGCTGCTTTCCGGATGGAGATGCTTTCTGGCAAATGAGAATTAATAATATATTACTTTCATAAAACACTTATTGTATAAGCAAAATATTTCTTTCTTGAGAGCTTTTACGGTGTTTGCATTCTAAAATTGGTAAAAATCTAACGGTCCACAATAAAAGGTACCACTTAAAAGATATTTAAGTATTGATATAAGTACTTTGGTAGTAAGTGTAAAATGATAATTTTTTAAGGGATAGAGAAGGGCATAATTGTCTTCTTGTCAGTTCTAGGTACACAGGTACTGCATCGGTACCTCATCTCTAGTATGCCCGTGATTCTCATTTTCGTTATTTACGTGTCCTAAAAAGATTTACATTTCCTTCCTAGGAACATGATCTTCGGTAATCCTCCATTACAAAATATACGTGTTTTTTCTTAGATTCACATCTTCTTTCTAAGAATATGATCGTGATATTTTTTAGGTTGATATTTTGTTTCTAATAACACAATTGGATAAAATATGACCGAATGTTTGTGtggttattttaaaatttatattttatcacaAAGAACATATAACCTCAATAAAAGATCGTCGGTTTGTAGGTTCATATGTAATTCATCGTCAATACGCTATATTTACATGTTTGTTCATCTTTGCATATTCTCCCCCAATAACATGAACATAGATACTATAATTTCAAAGTACAaagtcttaaaaaaatatcaaagtaCAACATATGACAGTAAGTGAAGAAGGAAATTGATATGTTTTGTTGATCATGCAGCCATGTTGTTTTGGGCGAAAAAATgtgttattttttattattatgttgATTAGGGTGCAATCGCTACAATTGAGGAAATTCTTTTAAGAATAAAATGCTTTCTCTTTAATTCTATAGTAATCAACTGTGTTAATTAGTGGGATCCTGATCTTGTTCTCACATCTTCGTTCCAAATATTTGAACTTGCTAGCTAATAACTTGCGTTACTCTTGTTAAGCATGCTAGAAATTAGGGGCTAATTTGACCATCATCGTTTCCAACTTAATCATCATACATGCATGAACACATGCTAAATTTAGTGGCTAATTTGGCTGCCACGTACGCTACCTTATATAGAAACATGCATGTCAACTTAATTATAAATTTGTGATACATGAAACAACACAAAAATACATTCAAATATtagaaaatgataaaatttattttggagATAAAATGTATGGTATGGGAAGATTTACATTTTCGACCGAATGATACAAAATGTAACGGAGACAAAATGCCTCggaagatttacaactttttcTACCAAACAATAACGATCAATTCAGCTAGGTATTTGATTAACCCAAAATACTCATATTTTACAAGTTAATTACTTCGCTGCCATCGGTTACAATAACTTTTATTCTGTACCTTGCCCCTCTCTTGATCAACGGTTCATATTGTTCTATCTCTCAATACTTTAAGTACCTCGCAAACACTGCAAAAGCTCTCTTCTTTTATAGAAGGAAGCAAGGAAGGAAGGTTCAATATTGTGTGTATTTCCTCTTTTTTCAATGATCTATAAcctctactatatatataataactgAAAAGGCCAAAATTGAACTAATTAATTTGGGAGTACCGTAAAAGATTCCATGTTGAATATGAAGACATGAGCCACAGCAAGACAGATGATATCTCCAATGTGAAAGCGCCGACAAGCAATATGTAACATATCGTTACGTCAGCTATATTGTAGCTGCTCCCCGCCTTGAGATGATGATCAAGCCTGGATAcaagaaacagagagagagcaATACAGTTTAGGGCGAGCGTGGTGATGCGGCACAATAAACCCACCACGAGGCCGCCTCCGAACTTGGTGTAGAAGTAGTCGTATATCATTGAGAGATGGATGTCGGCTAACTTGTACGCCATGTCAACTAGGCTGTCTAAAGGTTCACCACCACCCCATAATTCTGTTCCCCCTTGATACCAGTAGGCTGGTCTTGGAGGGATCACGTCCATCAAGAAGTCCAAGCCTAGCCTGAAGCCCTTGGTGGCCACCTCCACGATTCGCTCGAAATTCCTCTCCTGCTCATCTGAAATGATGGATGACAGCTTGCTGTAGTAATCAGTGGAGTGTGTATTGAAATCGTACTCGGCGCTTGGGGCATAGAACTCCATATCACTGCTCTCCAGCGATGTTGATTGGGCCCTCCTGAGTGCCCATATTCTCTCGGCGTATCTGGTCGTCCCGGCAACGAACATGATCGCTGTGGGAACCGCCAGCCACTTGTCACCTCTCCACTGCTTGCTGACAACGTAGATTGCCATCAGCATTTGGACGGTAAGGGTCAGAAGGTGTCGCTTCCATAGCGCGCAGTCCTCCATGGAGAAGGCCGTGATGGTCTCCTGCCCGCCGAGATGGAGCAGCATGAAGGGCGCCCAGAAGAGCACCAGCCGATGCTGCTGCTGATTGTCACCCAAGAGCGTGAGTCGCCCGAGGACAAAGACCGCCACAGAGTCGGCTGACAGATAGGCGAGCCAGAGTAGCACGCTGAGCACACGGGACCGGCAACGCTTTCGGAAGACTGCGGCGAAGAGGAGGAACACCTGCAAGGAGAAGCTCACCACCACCAAGCATTGGATCTCCCAATCATTCCAGAGTTGTTGCGCATGCGTTACCAAGCTGCAGTTCCAATTATTAGTATGCAAATTAAATATAATTCAATTTACTAGCACGTACCATATATAGAAGATTACATATAGGAAAGATACGTCCGTCCACTGGATCAAAAAATACCCTCTTTATTAGGTGGCTAAGAAATTTTCTTCTTTGGCAGATGCATGGCACAAGTACAACAACACCACCAATGAAATGAATGAATGTACCGTTTAGACCCTAAGCTAATCTAGTCAAGTGTTATGAGATTTGGTAAGCCAACTAGATAATTATGTATCTGTCAAAACTTTACTACTGTAATATAAGCTAGCGCACATCGATTCTTAATTTGATTTCAAGGTACTACGTACGCGCAGTATCTCGATTCTTAATTTGAATTCGTACCTGTGGTGATCAGCCGCGGGAGGGTGGCACCTCTGCTGTACGCAGACGACGCAGACTTGATTGTCCCCCATACATATATTTTGCTGCTCGCTGCAGTTCGTACGTAGCTGATCACCGATTAGCAAGACTCGATCGGAGGGCGATATGatctgctagctagctagcttagttCCGATCCTGTCATTTATATATTTCTTGCGTATTGTTGTTATTCTTTGCTTGCTTTGCAGCACAAGCCACAAGCCGGGAATTGATTCTAGTGTGCACGCAGGGTGCAGGCTGTTAAAAGATTAGAAGAGTAAAGTGTatgggcggtccttaaacttataGGGATGTGTCATATAGGttcctaaactctcaaaatgcatatccaagtccTAGAACTTGTCATAatgtatcatctaggtcccaaatcatCACAGCTCCTATAGAATcatacgtggcgctgatgtggcatgccacacggacAAGACGTGGCATCATTTTGACTAACAAATGAAAcccatttaaaaattttccctttttttcttcttttcttatcttttttgtcttcttctctttttttttcttttcttctcctttctatGTGACCCgaatagaaggaaaaaaaagaatgagaagaaaacgaaaaagaaaaagaagaaaaaagaaggaaaaaaaagaagaaaatgacatgtcaCGTCCatatggcatgccacatcagcgccacgtatgATCCTATAGGGGCTGTGGCGATTTAggatctagatgacacactttgacaagttctgaAATCTGGAtatacattttgagagtttaaaaACCTAGATGACACagccctacaagtttaaggaccgcccatGCATTTTACTCAGATTAGAATATATCTTTGATTCATTCTCAGTGTATATGGTACTACGTAGGATTGTATAGCAAGTCCATCATCCCTTACCGTTCGTGTATTCTTTTCGGAGCCATTCATCCGGTGATCTATAAGATACACGGCCAGGCATAATTGTTCTTCGTGCTGCCACTCAATCTTTCCCCTACGCACAGGACAAAGCGGATTTGCTTTCTTGTTTGCGCTTTGCTTGCAGTTGGAAGCGATGCACATGGTTCTTTTGTCGCCGAAGCTAAGCTCCGCAGCTTTGTCAGGGAAGAAGGTTGGCTGTTGAGGGTCACATTTCCTCTGTGTTTCATTTTGGGCCGAATTGGGTCACTACCGATCCATACTTTGGTAGGCTTAACAGGCCATGTACCGACCCAGAACTCAGTGGGCTGGTGACATTGCGTCAGTACTTCCAAACTTTGTTTTGTGggagaaataagttcactttaggttccTCATCCTGACGTCAAGTTTGAATTATATCCCTAACCACAATACCAGATATAATGCATCCCTCATCTTTCAAAACTAGTACGAATATAGTCCCAAAGTAGTATTGTAGGttgttttggctgacgtggcgccataagcaaaaaaaaaagcaataaaaaaaaccttgtgtgccccacatgttagtgataCAACGTTCTTCCTCCTATCTCACCCTCTGCCCTCTCTTTCCCACCTCTATCGAGTTCTCTAGCACGCAAAATCGACAGGGCGGTAGTTGGTGGGGAGAAGGGCGATAGCCGGTGGAGAGAAGCTAGGCGGTGGCGGCAACTTCACCGAGTTCGATAATAAAAAACATTGTATTTGTATtggttttttttgaaaaaaaaagggacacgTTATATCTAATATTGTGGTTTACGATGTAATTCAAACTCAATGACAAGAtaaagggacctaaagtgaacttattcttgTGTGGGATGCTACAAATTGGGTGGACTGAACTGGGCCGCTACAAATTGTAGTGGGTCAGTTTCCTCGAAATGGACCAGACCTTTGTGGGGTTGGACGCTGTAATATttaataggaataagttcaacagaggtccctcaatttaacagcgagatttttaaggtcccttaaccacaaaaccagaaatctccacctctaaactatacaaaaccgttcactcaaggtccctaggcagtatatatgggtggtttcactgacgtggcatcctagtcagtaaaaataattaaaattaatatgtggggcccacatgtaagtgagacaatagtgtgggtcccacatttctcctttttttttcctttttctcttctcttccctctGGGTTCTCTCGAGCATGCGCGGCGatagagggggagagaggtggccggtggcggatcggggacggcggcagcgggagagggagagagaggcggtcggcggtgacagcggcggcgggagaggacaAGAGGTAGCGGCCGGTGCGACGGCGAACTCGGCAGCAGAGATGTTCAAATGCGCCGTGTGCTCGACCTcgggccccgccgccggcgggcagCGCGCTCCCCCCGTcgaccctctctccctccctcgcctACTTGTCGtctgcctcctctccctccgccgccaaGCTCACCACGTCTCCGCTACTCCGTCCGTGGCTGCGCTCGCCCTCCACTGCTCTGCCCGCATCCAcgctcgcctgccgccgctccgccgccgcgcttgccCTCCGCTTCTCTGCCCGCGGCCGCGCTCGCGCTCCACTGCTCGGCCCGCCGCGCTCGCGCCCACCACCGCTCCGCTGCCGCGCTCGCCCTTTGTTGCACCACCCGCATCCGTGTGCGCTGCTCCGCCTACCACGCTCGTGGAGGAGATCGACCAGCATGATGACGACACCGGCGGTGAAGAGCTGGAGCATGAAGAGCGTCACCGCTCCGCCTGCCGCCCATGACTCGCTTCGCTCGCTGTCACTCCGCTGCCGCTCTTGCTCGCCGCCCCGCATGCCGCTCTCGCATGCTGCCCCGACTCCCGCTCCTGCTATCCCGAccgcctctctccccttctcatcCGCCGctacctctcccctcccctccccctctggCTCGACTCGCGCGCACCTCTCGCCAtgcggaggaagagagagatggcgacgggcggagggagaggggcggagtcgtcggcggcgccgtgggTGGAGTCGACGGCGCGGCCCACCGGATTTGGGGCGGTGAAGAGGAGCGGAGGCGACGGGTGGTGGGGTGGAGTTGGCGGTGCGGTggtgcggaggcggcggtggcacgaTGGGGCGGAGTCGAAGGCGGCGTGGTGGGGTGGAGGCATTGTGGCACGTGGGGCGAAGTTGACAGCGTCGACGACCGGCGCCGCTGTcgggccgacgacgaggacgcgccgcccgccgcgcccgctcCGTCCTGGCTGACGCGCCCGCATCGGCCCACTtgctccgcgccgcccgcctgccGCGCTCGTTTGCCTCctgccgccggcctccctcactgaagaagagaagagagaagagagaaaagagaagagaaggagaagaaaagataaTGTGcagttgacatgtgggcccccacgtactttttattttttttttttctgactaggtTACCACGTCAACGAAACCACCCAAATATACTGCCTAAGGACCttgagtgaacggttttgtatagtttaggggtgaagatttctggttttgtggttaagggacctatTTAATACCTTTCATTAGAACCACACGATTTCAATCCAACGTTTCGGATGGCGTTTCGGATGGAAGTTTGCGCTTCCAAGAGGCGGCGAGAGATGGGAGAGGAGGCGAGCAGCGGCGCACGCGTGGAGCTCGAGATGGGCTTTAAGGTGTTGAGCGTTTTGCTCCAGTGGGCATCGCTGATCAG harbors:
- the LOC9269558 gene encoding uncharacterized protein isoform X4, whose product is MGDNQVCVVCVQQRCHPPAADHHSGRTYLSYILVTHAQQLWNDWEIQCLVVVSFSLQVFLLFAAVFRKRCRSRVLSVLLWLAYLSADSVAVFVLGRLTLLGDNQQQHRLVLFWAPFMLLHLGGQETITAFSMEDCALWKRHLLTLTVQMLMAIYVVSKQWRGDKWLAVPTAIMFVAGTTRYAERIWALRRAQSTSLESSDMEFYAPSAEYDFNTHSTDYYSKLSSIISDEQERNFERIVEVATKGFRLGLDFLMDVIPPRPAYWYQGGTELWGGGEPLDSLVDMAYKLADIHLSMIYDYFYTKFGGGLVVGLLCRITTLALNCIALSLFLVSRLDHHLKAGSSYNIADVTICYILLVGAFTLEISSVLLWLMSSYSTWNLLRRELLQCLRGT
- the LOC9269558 gene encoding uncharacterized protein isoform X5 produces the protein MGDNQVCVVCVQQRCHPPAADHHSGRTYLSYILVTHAQQLWNDWEIQCLVVVSFSLQVFLLFAAVFRKRCRSRVLSVLLWLAYLSADSVAVFVLGRLTLLGDNQQQHRLVLFWAPFMLLHLGGQETITAFSMEDCALWKRHLLTLTVQMLMAIYVVSKQWRGDKWLAVPTAIMFVAGTTRYAERIWALRRAQSTSLESSDMEFYAPSAEYDFNTHSTDYYSKLSSIISDEQERNFERIVEVATKGFRLGLDFLMDVIPPRPAYWYQGGTELWGGGEPLDSLVDMAYKLADIHLSMIYDYFYTKFGGGLVVGLLCRITTLALNCIALSLFLVSRLDHHLKAGSSYNIADVTICYILLVGAFTLEISSVLLWLMSSYSTWNLLRELLQCLRGT